A single genomic interval of Halorubrum aethiopicum harbors:
- a CDS encoding SipW-dependent-type signal peptide-containing protein yields the protein MSNHDKFELSRRKALATLGAVGVASAGAGLGTSAYFSDEESFEGNALSAGELDLKVDWQQTYNGPIPGSDGGVGEHPVNAYPDTAVGNGTYGDGLQDLGDVRYSGAGDAEPVFDAAEIPACCDCDDDEYYVTYGGESYCISAISGNESVEEFYDYDAGEWSSLNDDIQRRNTTVLFLYEDDEGDLHLFVINNELDNDRSSEDGFVASISVEGAEGSQWLNADWIGQDEPGTDIDAYQDADGNSIATADWAWQNRKTDGGVLGTLGEEFALRVTPALNDAATYDGDSVFENQTDIERLVVLDGDVSTEVVLEASVGSEGDLDPLLIHSSCGIDSGAELDTPTVFRSQNYPDQEHLVELDDVKPGDTGEITFSLHLCDNPGYIWFEAGNFSQGGGTLTEPEGVAMNESNPSSVEESDDMGDLADHVEVTLWYDEDCSNTYDEGETEIFQGTLAGLMEDLGVVAGADEEADDFTGRLLLDADPDDQNGVECFPAQEGFCIGFEWEVPTTVGNAIQGDSVEFDLGFYTEQCRHNEDPGSA from the coding sequence ATGAGCAACCACGACAAATTCGAACTCTCGCGTCGGAAGGCGCTCGCGACTCTCGGTGCGGTCGGCGTCGCGAGTGCGGGAGCCGGGCTGGGAACGAGTGCCTACTTCAGCGACGAGGAATCGTTCGAGGGCAACGCACTGAGCGCGGGAGAGCTGGACCTGAAGGTCGACTGGCAGCAGACCTACAACGGACCGATCCCGGGTAGCGACGGCGGAGTCGGCGAACACCCCGTGAACGCCTACCCCGACACCGCGGTCGGGAACGGGACGTACGGCGACGGGCTCCAGGACCTCGGCGACGTCAGATACTCCGGCGCGGGCGACGCGGAGCCGGTGTTCGACGCGGCCGAGATCCCCGCCTGCTGTGACTGCGACGACGACGAGTACTACGTCACGTACGGCGGCGAGTCGTACTGTATCAGCGCAATCTCCGGAAACGAAAGCGTAGAAGAGTTCTACGATTACGACGCGGGAGAGTGGTCGTCGCTTAACGACGACATTCAGCGAAGGAACACGACCGTTCTCTTCTTGTATGAAGACGATGAGGGTGACCTTCACTTGTTCGTCATAAACAATGAACTCGACAACGATAGAAGCTCCGAGGACGGCTTCGTCGCCTCGATTTCGGTCGAAGGTGCCGAGGGAAGCCAATGGCTAAACGCGGATTGGATCGGACAGGACGAACCTGGAACCGACATCGACGCGTATCAGGATGCGGACGGAAACAGCATCGCAACGGCCGACTGGGCTTGGCAGAATCGGAAGACCGACGGCGGCGTCCTCGGCACGTTGGGTGAAGAGTTCGCTCTTCGGGTTACCCCGGCACTGAACGATGCGGCAACGTACGACGGGGACTCCGTCTTCGAAAACCAGACCGACATCGAACGGTTGGTCGTCCTTGATGGGGACGTTTCCACCGAAGTGGTTCTCGAGGCCAGCGTCGGAAGCGAGGGAGACCTGGATCCGCTCCTCATCCACAGCTCCTGCGGCATCGACAGCGGCGCGGAACTCGACACGCCGACCGTCTTCCGCAGCCAGAACTACCCCGATCAGGAACATCTCGTCGAACTCGACGACGTCAAACCGGGCGACACGGGCGAGATCACCTTCTCGCTACACCTCTGTGACAACCCTGGCTACATCTGGTTCGAGGCCGGCAACTTCTCGCAGGGCGGCGGGACGCTGACCGAACCGGAAGGAGTGGCGATGAACGAGTCGAATCCGAGTTCCGTCGAGGAGAGCGACGACATGGGAGACCTCGCCGATCACGTCGAGGTGACGCTCTGGTACGACGAGGACTGTAGCAACACGTACGACGAGGGCGAGACGGAGATATTCCAGGGGACGCTCGCCGGGCTGATGGAGGACCTCGGCGTCGTGGCGGGTGCCGACGAGGAGGCCGACGACTTCACCGGCCGGCTCCTGCTGGATGCCGATCCCGACGACCAAAACGGCGTCGAGTGTTTCCCCGCACAGGAGGGCTTCTGTATCGGCTTCGAGTGGGAGGTCCCGACGACCGTCGGCAACGCGATCCAGGGCGACTCCGTCGAGTTCGACCTCGGATTCTACACCGAGCAGTGCCGCCACAACGAGGATCCCGGATCAGCCTGA
- a CDS encoding DUF7344 domain-containing protein, giving the protein MRSPLRRTLRSAAAKESVPRETVFEILRNERRRHVLRYLKANADRPVAFDDLVEYVAARENDVSPAELTAAQRKRVYSGLIQTHLPMLEECGVIRYDHGTGRVALTNKARRVEFYLEPVPESRIPWSYYFLGLSLVGVALLGVKALGVPPFGSAPVAVLLGLIVLAFLLSSAAYVRAANRNRLGADLEEE; this is encoded by the coding sequence TTGCGCTCACCGCTCCGCCGGACGCTTCGATCCGCGGCCGCGAAGGAGTCGGTCCCCCGCGAGACGGTCTTCGAGATCCTCCGCAACGAGCGGCGACGACACGTGCTCAGGTACCTGAAGGCGAACGCGGATCGTCCGGTCGCGTTCGACGACCTCGTCGAGTACGTGGCCGCCCGCGAGAACGACGTTTCACCCGCGGAACTCACCGCGGCGCAGCGCAAACGCGTCTACTCCGGACTGATACAGACGCACCTCCCCATGCTGGAGGAGTGCGGCGTGATCCGATACGACCACGGGACGGGACGCGTCGCCCTCACGAACAAGGCCCGCCGGGTGGAGTTCTACCTCGAGCCCGTCCCCGAGAGCCGGATCCCCTGGAGCTACTACTTCCTCGGACTCTCGCTCGTCGGCGTCGCTCTCCTCGGGGTGAAGGCGCTCGGCGTCCCCCCGTTCGGCTCTGCCCCCGTGGCCGTCCTCCTGGGGCTCATCGTCCTCGCGTTCCTGCTCTCGTCCGCGGCCTACGTCCGGGCGGCGAACCGGAACCGCCTGGGAGCCGACCTCGAGGAGGAGTGA
- a CDS encoding DUF7344 domain-containing protein codes for MGGRTDLTTPEETADPSDAGSAGTTGSERLTRDEIFDVLCNERRRYVLKYLRESPEDRLHLGDMVETIAAWENDKRVVDVEYADRKRVYTALRQTHLPKLDETGVIEYDSRRGELRPTDGMADVELYLDYVPENEISWAQYYLGLSLLAVLLLLGAVLVGTVFGVVSFSTAAIVVAAFLVSSSVHVYRTRRNVLQRRPFGRT; via the coding sequence ATGGGGGGACGCACCGATCTCACGACGCCCGAGGAGACGGCGGACCCCTCAGACGCCGGCTCGGCGGGGACGACCGGATCGGAGCGTCTGACGCGCGACGAGATCTTCGACGTCCTCTGTAACGAGCGGCGGCGCTACGTGCTCAAGTATCTCCGGGAGTCGCCGGAGGATCGGCTCCACCTCGGGGACATGGTCGAGACGATCGCCGCCTGGGAGAACGACAAGCGGGTCGTCGACGTCGAGTACGCGGACCGGAAGCGGGTGTACACGGCGCTCCGACAGACGCACCTCCCGAAGCTCGACGAGACCGGCGTGATCGAGTACGACAGTCGACGCGGGGAGCTCCGGCCGACCGACGGCATGGCCGACGTCGAGCTCTATCTCGATTACGTCCCCGAAAACGAGATCTCCTGGGCGCAGTACTACCTCGGGCTCTCGCTCCTCGCGGTCCTGCTCCTTCTCGGTGCGGTACTCGTCGGAACGGTCTTCGGAGTCGTCTCCTTCTCCACCGCGGCGATCGTCGTCGCGGCGTTTCTCGTCTCCTCGAGCGTTCACGTGTATCGCACCCGCCGAAACGTCCTTCAGCGACGACCCTTCGGGAGAACCTGA
- a CDS encoding DUF7344 domain-containing protein, which translates to MDQISSERDDVSDGDPHESMGPVAAEDGAVGEEEGVGEGEGVGKDEVMDGGRVAHDVDGVDEDPADEGTVDGEAAGDGGDPDHIPTDEVFALLSNGRRRHVLRFLRRNDGEIKLRELATAIAAEENGVEPVEVTYTQRKRLYTSLYQSHLPRMERSGVIEYDRNSGLVTLAAAAEDFDAYLEVVGENEFTWSEFYLGLTGLFAALTLAYATGTPPFAAFGPAVVMTAMTLLLLVAAVAHVRYTRGRQL; encoded by the coding sequence ATGGATCAGATATCATCGGAACGAGACGACGTATCGGACGGCGATCCCCACGAGTCGATGGGTCCCGTGGCGGCCGAAGACGGGGCCGTGGGTGAGGAGGAAGGCGTGGGCGAGGGCGAAGGTGTGGGCAAGGACGAGGTCATGGACGGAGGGAGAGTGGCCCACGACGTGGATGGAGTCGACGAGGACCCGGCCGACGAGGGCACGGTCGACGGAGAGGCGGCCGGCGACGGCGGCGATCCGGATCACATCCCGACCGACGAGGTGTTCGCGCTGTTGAGCAACGGTCGGCGCAGACACGTGCTTCGGTTCCTCCGGCGGAACGACGGCGAGATCAAGCTCCGGGAACTGGCGACCGCCATCGCCGCCGAGGAGAACGGCGTCGAGCCGGTCGAGGTGACGTACACCCAGCGGAAGCGGCTCTACACGTCGCTGTACCAGTCGCACCTGCCGCGGATGGAACGCAGCGGCGTGATCGAGTACGACCGGAACTCGGGACTGGTGACGCTCGCGGCGGCGGCGGAAGACTTCGACGCGTACCTGGAGGTCGTCGGCGAGAACGAGTTCACCTGGTCCGAGTTCTATCTCGGATTGACGGGGCTCTTCGCCGCGCTCACCCTCGCGTACGCCACCGGAACGCCCCCCTTCGCCGCGTTCGGTCCGGCGGTCGTGATGACCGCGATGACTCTCCTGCTTCTCGTCGCCGCGGTCGCGCACGTCCGGTACACGCGCGGCCGGCAGCTCTGA
- a CDS encoding cryptochrome/photolyase family protein translates to MELFWHRRDLRVDDNVGLAAATDRDAVAPVFVLDPDVLAHASDVRVRRLLDGLEALRDAYRDRGSDLLVARGDPAAVLPAVADGLDADRVVWNRDYSGLARERDAAVRRALADAGIAREAHHDRVLHDPDSIRTNAGDPYSVYSYYRKKWRDRGKDAPASTPEETDLVGEGELAAGATGVLEANDASVAVGDFPSLADLGFAEPDAAVGPAGTEAARERLEGFLVEDVFAYEDDRDHPAREGTSRLSAFLKYGEIGIREVYAATEEAMAAAADRPEDDAEGSVEEFRAQLAWGEFYTQVLFHNPSVVTENYKAYEEGIDWRDDPEEIAAWKRGETGYPIVDAGMRQLREEAYMHNRVRMIVASFLTKDLLADWRHGYDHFRERLADHDTANDNGGWQWAASTGTDAQPYFRIFNPMTQGERYDPDAEYIARYVPELRGVASEIVHGWHECSPTQRANAAPEYPDPIVDHSARREEALAMYKRARGEDPDE, encoded by the coding sequence ATGGAACTGTTCTGGCACCGACGGGACCTCCGCGTCGACGACAACGTCGGGCTCGCGGCCGCGACCGACCGGGACGCGGTCGCGCCCGTCTTCGTCCTCGATCCCGACGTGCTCGCACACGCGAGCGACGTCCGGGTCCGACGCCTGCTCGACGGGCTGGAGGCGCTTCGGGACGCCTATCGCGACCGCGGGAGCGACCTCCTCGTCGCCCGCGGCGACCCCGCCGCGGTCCTGCCGGCGGTCGCCGACGGCCTCGACGCCGATCGGGTGGTGTGGAACCGGGATTACTCGGGGCTGGCGCGCGAGCGCGACGCGGCGGTCCGGCGCGCGCTCGCGGACGCCGGGATCGCTCGCGAGGCCCATCACGACAGGGTGTTACACGATCCCGACTCGATCCGGACGAACGCGGGCGACCCGTACTCCGTCTACTCCTACTACCGGAAGAAGTGGCGGGACCGCGGGAAGGACGCGCCGGCATCGACGCCCGAGGAGACGGACCTCGTCGGCGAGGGCGAACTCGCGGCGGGAGCGACGGGCGTCCTCGAAGCGAACGACGCGAGCGTCGCCGTTGGCGACTTTCCCTCCCTCGCCGACCTCGGGTTCGCGGAGCCCGACGCCGCGGTCGGCCCGGCCGGAACCGAGGCGGCCCGCGAGCGGCTCGAAGGGTTCCTCGTCGAGGACGTGTTCGCCTACGAGGACGACCGGGACCACCCGGCCCGCGAGGGGACCTCCCGGCTCTCGGCGTTCCTGAAGTACGGCGAGATCGGGATCCGGGAGGTGTACGCCGCCACCGAGGAGGCGATGGCGGCCGCGGCGGACCGGCCCGAGGACGACGCCGAGGGAAGCGTCGAGGAGTTCCGGGCGCAGCTCGCGTGGGGCGAGTTCTACACCCAGGTGTTGTTTCACAACCCCTCGGTCGTCACGGAGAACTACAAGGCGTACGAGGAGGGGATCGACTGGCGGGACGACCCCGAGGAGATCGCGGCCTGGAAGCGCGGCGAGACGGGGTACCCGATCGTCGACGCGGGGATGCGCCAGCTCCGCGAGGAGGCGTACATGCACAACCGCGTCCGGATGATCGTGGCCTCCTTCCTGACGAAGGACCTGCTGGCCGACTGGCGACACGGCTACGACCACTTCCGCGAGCGCCTCGCCGACCACGACACCGCGAACGACAACGGCGGGTGGCAGTGGGCGGCCTCGACCGGGACGGACGCGCAGCCGTACTTCCGGATCTTCAACCCGATGACGCAGGGGGAACGCTACGACCCGGACGCCGAGTACATCGCGAGATACGTCCCCGAACTCCGCGGCGTCGCAAGCGAGATCGTCCACGGCTGGCACGAGTGCTCCCCGACTCAGCGGGCGAACGCGGCACCGGAGTACCCGGATCCGATCGTCGACCACTCGGCGCGCCGCGAGGAGGCGCTCGCGATGTACAAGCGCGCCCGCGGCGAGGATCCGGACGAGTAA
- a CDS encoding trans-sulfuration enzyme family protein: MTDERAGEENPDSDRDRSFETREVHASARTDQYGALATPIYANSTYEYDTMDGPRGGHRYSRISGPTRGELEAAFADLENASHASAFASGMAAIDAVCSLLTGGDHVVVGESVYAETHELLTRVYARYGIETTVVDSRDPDAIADAMREETAMVYAETPTNPTLRVVDLEATAAVVDDHPGDPLLVVDNTFASPYLQRPLEFGANLVVESLTKYVGGHSDLVAGAVATRDPDLAEEIGYYQYLRGGTPGPFACFLALRGIKTLSARMERHCRNATAVAALCDGHDAVERVYYPGLESHPNHAVAREQMADFGGMVSVDLAGGREAAAAFAADLDVFVLAESLGGVESLAEHPATMTHQDFSREELERAGIPPGLVRLSVGTEARDDLLRDVEASLDGLAT; the protein is encoded by the coding sequence ATGACCGACGAGCGAGCGGGCGAGGAAAACCCCGACTCGGATCGCGACCGGAGCTTCGAGACGCGGGAGGTCCACGCGAGCGCGCGGACCGACCAGTACGGCGCGCTCGCCACGCCGATCTACGCCAACTCGACGTACGAGTACGACACGATGGACGGCCCGCGCGGCGGCCACCGCTACTCGCGGATCTCGGGGCCGACGCGGGGGGAACTCGAGGCGGCGTTCGCCGACCTCGAGAACGCGAGCCACGCGAGCGCGTTCGCCAGCGGCATGGCCGCCATCGACGCGGTGTGTTCGCTTCTGACCGGCGGCGACCACGTCGTCGTGGGCGAGAGCGTCTACGCCGAGACCCACGAGCTGTTGACTCGGGTGTACGCTCGCTACGGGATCGAGACGACGGTCGTCGACTCGAGGGACCCCGACGCGATCGCCGACGCAATGCGCGAGGAGACCGCGATGGTGTACGCCGAGACGCCGACGAACCCGACGCTCCGGGTCGTCGACCTCGAGGCGACCGCCGCCGTCGTCGACGACCACCCCGGAGATCCCCTGCTCGTCGTCGACAACACGTTCGCGTCGCCGTACCTCCAGCGGCCGCTCGAGTTCGGGGCCAACCTCGTCGTCGAGTCGCTCACGAAGTACGTCGGCGGCCACTCCGACCTCGTCGCCGGCGCGGTCGCCACCCGCGATCCCGACCTCGCCGAGGAGATCGGCTACTACCAGTACCTCCGCGGCGGCACGCCCGGCCCCTTCGCGTGCTTTCTGGCGCTCCGCGGGATCAAGACGCTCTCGGCACGGATGGAGCGACACTGCCGGAACGCGACCGCGGTCGCGGCGCTCTGTGACGGCCACGACGCCGTCGAGCGGGTGTACTATCCGGGGCTCGAGTCGCATCCGAACCACGCGGTCGCCCGCGAGCAGATGGCCGACTTCGGCGGCATGGTGAGCGTCGACCTGGCGGGCGGCCGGGAGGCGGCCGCCGCCTTCGCCGCCGACCTCGACGTGTTCGTCCTCGCGGAGAGCCTCGGCGGGGTCGAGAGCCTCGCCGAGCACCCGGCGACGATGACCCACCAGGACTTCTCGCGGGAGGAGTTGGAGCGGGCGGGGATCCCGCCGGGGCTCGTCCGGCTCAGCGTCGGCACCGAGGCCCGAGACGACCTGCTGCGGGACGTGGAGGCGTCGCTCGACGGACTCGCGACGTGA
- a CDS encoding nitrous oxide reductase accessory protein NosL, whose translation MNTHDGSAASDPRSRRRVVGAVASGVPLALAGCLGGGSDGDGEASISPVSLDGERACDQCGMIVRDHPGPVGQVHFADDEPEGGRPAQFCSSVCTYTYRFDAEDGGRDPLATFLTDYSTVDQEVFEEGEDVMFSSHVESSAFARTTELTVVAGSDVIGSMGPELIPFSEGSDVESFVAEYGGEPMDAEAVDRGTLEAL comes from the coding sequence ATGAACACGCACGACGGATCGGCGGCGTCGGATCCCCGGTCACGGCGGCGGGTGGTGGGCGCGGTCGCGAGCGGGGTTCCGCTGGCGCTCGCCGGCTGTCTCGGCGGCGGTTCGGACGGGGACGGCGAGGCGTCGATCTCGCCGGTCTCGCTCGACGGCGAACGGGCCTGTGACCAGTGTGGAATGATCGTCCGAGACCACCCCGGCCCGGTCGGGCAGGTCCACTTCGCGGACGACGAGCCCGAGGGCGGCAGGCCGGCGCAGTTCTGTAGCAGCGTCTGTACCTACACCTACCGCTTCGACGCCGAGGACGGCGGCCGCGACCCGCTCGCGACCTTCCTCACCGACTACTCGACCGTCGATCAGGAGGTCTTCGAGGAGGGCGAAGACGTCATGTTCTCCTCGCACGTCGAGTCGTCGGCGTTCGCGCGGACGACCGAACTCACGGTGGTCGCCGGCAGCGACGTGATCGGGTCGATGGGGCCGGAGCTGATCCCCTTCAGCGAGGGGTCGGACGTCGAGTCGTTCGTCGCCGAGTACGGCGGTGAGCCGATGGACGCGGAGGCGGTCGACCGGGGCACGCTCGAGGCGTTGTAG
- a CDS encoding NosD domain-containing protein, with protein MANLDPYGERFGRALLAVAVLAVVVGVATAGAYAADPSTATPDPVAYDDVVELGLSSETDELMAGSARIPRVQVFYSQLQYVVGYNGVESFVATLDDGRTERQFGYPLAVHVETFDGGNPGVTDGGLFEAERATEWVPADEAAYVVESAAHSPAGETVVPFAERPNAERFAADHGGRVLEWRAVRDRSFDVDSAATVRSMAPARWAEADERIADATASGDDRAGGTDGAGEDAREIVVGEDAPTIDAAVAAAPPNGTVVVPPGTYEETVTVNESVTIAGENARVRGDGNGSVIAVRAPDVTLSGLSIDGVGNRTRDPEAAREAAEEDGTWDTNIQLGYGHGDAGVLAVDAPGLLVDDVAVETNASGVLLRDGSNAVIRNLRVDGSDDWRDGFMGVTGMESRVTVTDSRFEGGRDGVYLHRADGSVIRNSTFVGNRYGTHLMYTGDALIADNAFRNAKFGGITVMTRPSGNAIVGNDVRDSGAGIQASGTRSYVGYNTLADNGLGFSTSSRGSLYERNVAVGNEVGAHATTVVPSSRVVANDFVGNDRHAEAGPGALRVWADGDCGNYWEGANVGLHEPGERAYRPTAPVDAALHRETAAAAVRESPAAALLDRLYGTVPGARSGSIVDPSPAPEPYAPDRVAAAADPDSGPIHPDWRRELGGGSRTEETGANATTAATDAMNTHDRNATNGTVSRVATAGLRRPADEGGRR; from the coding sequence GTGGCGAACCTCGACCCCTACGGCGAGCGGTTCGGACGGGCCCTCCTCGCGGTCGCGGTCCTCGCGGTCGTCGTCGGGGTCGCGACCGCCGGCGCGTACGCGGCGGACCCCTCGACGGCGACGCCCGACCCCGTCGCCTACGACGACGTCGTCGAGCTCGGACTCTCCTCGGAGACCGACGAGCTGATGGCCGGGTCGGCACGGATCCCCCGCGTCCAGGTCTTCTACTCGCAGCTCCAGTACGTGGTCGGCTACAACGGGGTCGAGTCGTTCGTGGCGACGCTCGACGACGGGCGGACCGAACGCCAGTTCGGCTACCCGCTCGCCGTCCACGTCGAGACGTTCGACGGCGGGAACCCCGGCGTGACCGACGGGGGGCTCTTCGAGGCCGAGCGAGCGACGGAGTGGGTCCCCGCCGACGAGGCCGCCTACGTCGTGGAGAGCGCGGCCCACAGCCCGGCGGGCGAGACGGTCGTTCCCTTCGCGGAGCGGCCGAACGCCGAGCGGTTCGCGGCCGATCACGGCGGACGCGTCCTCGAGTGGAGAGCCGTCCGGGACCGGTCGTTCGACGTCGACTCGGCGGCGACCGTCCGGTCGATGGCCCCGGCGCGCTGGGCCGAGGCCGACGAGCGGATCGCGGACGCGACGGCGTCGGGAGACGACCGCGCCGGCGGCACCGACGGCGCCGGCGAGGACGCCCGCGAGATCGTCGTCGGCGAGGACGCGCCGACGATCGACGCGGCGGTGGCGGCCGCGCCGCCGAACGGGACCGTCGTCGTCCCGCCGGGCACCTACGAGGAGACGGTCACGGTGAACGAGTCGGTGACGATCGCGGGCGAGAACGCGCGCGTCCGCGGCGACGGAAACGGCTCGGTGATCGCGGTCCGCGCGCCGGACGTGACCCTCTCCGGGCTCTCGATCGACGGCGTGGGGAACCGGACGCGCGACCCCGAGGCCGCGCGCGAGGCCGCCGAGGAGGACGGGACCTGGGACACCAACATCCAGCTCGGGTACGGCCACGGCGACGCGGGGGTCCTCGCCGTCGACGCGCCCGGCCTCCTCGTCGACGACGTGGCGGTCGAGACGAACGCGAGCGGCGTGCTCCTCCGGGACGGCTCCAACGCGGTGATCCGGAACCTCCGCGTCGACGGCAGCGACGACTGGCGCGACGGGTTCATGGGCGTCACCGGGATGGAATCGCGGGTCACCGTGACCGACAGCCGATTCGAGGGCGGCCGCGACGGGGTCTACCTCCACCGCGCCGACGGCTCCGTGATCCGGAACTCGACGTTCGTCGGCAATCGGTACGGCACCCACCTCATGTACACCGGCGACGCCCTGATCGCCGACAACGCCTTCCGGAACGCCAAGTTCGGGGGGATCACGGTGATGACCCGGCCGTCCGGGAACGCGATCGTCGGCAACGACGTCCGCGACTCCGGCGCGGGGATCCAGGCGTCCGGCACCCGGTCGTACGTCGGCTACAACACGCTCGCGGACAACGGGCTCGGCTTCTCGACCAGTTCGCGCGGGTCGCTGTACGAGCGCAACGTCGCCGTCGGAAACGAGGTCGGCGCGCACGCGACCACGGTGGTCCCCTCGAGCCGGGTCGTCGCGAACGACTTCGTCGGCAACGACCGCCACGCGGAGGCCGGTCCCGGCGCGTTGCGTGTCTGGGCCGACGGCGACTGCGGGAACTACTGGGAGGGCGCGAACGTCGGGCTCCACGAGCCCGGCGAGCGGGCGTACCGGCCGACAGCCCCGGTCGACGCCGCGCTCCACCGGGAAACCGCCGCGGCGGCGGTTCGGGAGTCGCCCGCGGCCGCCCTCCTCGACCGCCTCTACGGGACCGTCCCCGGCGCGCGGTCCGGGAGCATCGTCGACCCCTCCCCGGCCCCGGAGCCGTACGCGCCCGACCGGGTCGCGGCCGCGGCGGATCCCGACTCGGGACCGATCCACCCGGACTGGCGGCGCGAACTCGGCGGGGGGTCACGAACCGAGGAAACCGGGGCCAACGCGACGACCGCAGCCACCGACGCGATGAACACACACGATCGGAACGCGACGAACGGGACCGTGAGTCGAGTGGCCACCGCGGGGCTGCGACGCCCCGCCGACGAGGGGGGTCGTCGGTGA
- a CDS encoding ABC transporter ATP-binding protein, producing the protein MSDEPLAELSAVTRTYGGVAVLEDISLAVEPGVTAVIGPNGSGKSTLLGVLVGAIEPTDGRARYVGPDADGPIGYLPQRVPFREEFTARETLAFYARLAGDDPDEALERVGLSDAADRRVGALSGGMRRLLGIAQATVGDPPLVVLDEPTSGLDPGMRERAFRTAVDASGADTAVVVSSHDLDLVDGHADRIVVLDRGRVAAAGPRDRLCSDHGVDDVAGLYRAVVAGDAAGSDDADDADAGSEDADRDEPSAVHVTGVSER; encoded by the coding sequence GTGAGCGACGAACCGCTCGCGGAGCTGTCGGCCGTCACCCGGACCTACGGCGGCGTCGCGGTCCTCGAGGACATCTCGCTCGCCGTCGAACCCGGCGTGACCGCGGTGATCGGGCCGAACGGGTCGGGGAAGTCGACGCTGCTCGGCGTCCTGGTCGGAGCGATCGAGCCGACCGACGGGCGCGCGCGGTACGTCGGGCCGGACGCCGACGGGCCGATCGGGTACCTCCCGCAGCGGGTTCCGTTCCGCGAGGAGTTCACGGCGCGCGAGACGCTCGCGTTCTACGCCCGTCTCGCGGGCGACGATCCCGACGAGGCGCTCGAACGGGTCGGCCTCTCCGACGCGGCCGACCGGCGGGTCGGCGCGCTCTCCGGCGGCATGCGCCGGCTGCTCGGGATCGCTCAGGCCACCGTGGGCGACCCGCCGCTCGTCGTGCTCGACGAGCCGACGAGCGGGCTCGATCCGGGGATGCGCGAGCGGGCGTTCCGAACCGCGGTCGACGCGTCCGGAGCCGACACCGCCGTCGTGGTGAGCTCGCACGACCTCGACCTCGTGGACGGACACGCGGACCGGATCGTGGTCCTCGATCGCGGGCGGGTCGCCGCGGCGGGCCCCCGAGACCGGCTCTGCTCGGACCACGGCGTCGACGACGTCGCCGGGCTCTACCGGGCGGTCGTCGCCGGCGACGCGGCCGGATCCGACGATGCCGACGACGCCGACGCCGGATCGGAGGACGCCGACCGCGACGAGCCGAGCGCGGTCCACGTGACGGGGGTGTCGGAGCGATGA
- a CDS encoding copper ABC transporter permease, which produces MRGIGGTGDPAGTRRRIGAVATVFRRELATVLRTPGYGVLAVGLLVLLGGTLAVGGGGDTGFVPAVVDLLLVTEVAVPLVAFVVGYRALLADAESGEFAVIRTYPVSVAGYVVGVALARALAFLAVVVVPYALIGAVVWATAAPDTGIFATHSGVDSPLLYLRFLGLIVPFGAAYLSAAVAVSAVASSRRGAVAIAVVALVAGVLGGDLAILRSLASGASPSAIPGLLASTPNGAFRGLVFETVIGVAFAPAGGFVAVGRAVGSLLLWTVGGLLLSTAALAYGDRLDVPLEGVRARFVE; this is translated from the coding sequence ATGAGAGGGATCGGAGGGACGGGCGACCCCGCGGGGACGCGACGCCGCATCGGGGCGGTCGCCACGGTGTTCCGCCGCGAGCTGGCGACCGTCCTCCGGACGCCCGGATACGGCGTCCTCGCGGTCGGCCTCCTCGTCCTCCTCGGAGGCACCCTGGCCGTCGGCGGCGGGGGAGACACCGGGTTCGTGCCCGCGGTCGTCGACCTGCTCCTCGTGACGGAGGTCGCGGTGCCGCTCGTCGCGTTCGTGGTCGGATACCGCGCGCTGCTCGCCGACGCGGAGAGCGGCGAGTTCGCGGTGATCCGGACGTATCCCGTGAGCGTCGCCGGCTACGTCGTCGGGGTCGCTCTCGCGCGAGCGCTCGCGTTCCTGGCGGTCGTCGTCGTCCCGTACGCGCTGATCGGCGCGGTCGTCTGGGCGACCGCCGCCCCCGACACGGGGATCTTCGCGACCCACTCCGGCGTCGACTCCCCGCTCCTGTACCTCCGTTTCCTCGGGCTGATCGTCCCGTTCGGCGCGGCGTACCTCTCCGCCGCCGTCGCCGTCTCGGCGGTGGCCTCGAGCCGGCGCGGCGCGGTCGCGATCGCGGTCGTCGCGCTCGTCGCCGGCGTCCTCGGCGGCGACCTCGCGATCCTGCGGTCGCTGGCGAGCGGGGCCTCCCCGTCGGCGATCCCCGGACTGCTCGCGTCCACCCCGAACGGGGCGTTCCGCGGGCTCGTCTTCGAGACGGTGATCGGCGTCGCGTTCGCCCCGGCGGGCGGGTTCGTCGCGGTCGGGCGGGCGGTCGGATCCCTCCTCCTCTGGACCGTCGGCGGCCTCCTCCTCTCGACCGCGGCGCTCGCGTACGGCGACCGGCTGGACGTCCCCCTCGAGGGCGTTCGGGCGCGGTTCGTCGAGTGA